A stretch of DNA from Halorubrum sp. BOL3-1:
ATGGCCTCTCTCACCGACCATCTGGCGGACCTCGTCGCGGACGTGGACGCCACGCTGCTGTTCTCCCCGACGAGTTCCTTCTACGACCGGTTCGCGGACGACGGGGTCGATGTCGTCGCCGTCGCGCCCGAGAACGACGTCGACGCCGAGACGTTCGTCGAGCTTCCGCTCCCGTTCGACAACGTCAAAGACCGGATCCGGTTCGGTATCGAGGGCGCGATGGACGAGGGCCTCCTCGACGAGGGCGACGAGGTCGCCTGCGTCGCCTCCGTCTTCGACGGCGGCTCGGACGCGGTGATCCGCGTCACCGTCACCGAGGGGATCCACTCCGGAATCTACGACCTGTTCGCCAACTCCCGGGCGGAGCCGAGCGTCATCCGCGACGTGTTCGAGGTCGCGATCGAGCTCGGACAGAAGGGACAGAAGGGGAAGCCGGTGGGCGCGCTGTTCGTCGTCGGCGACGCGGGGAAGGTGATGAACAAGTCGCGGCCGCTGTCGTACAACCCCTTCGAGAAGTCGCACGTCCACGTGGGTGACCCCATCGTGAACGTGATGTTGAAGGAGTTCTCGCGGCTGGACGGCGCGTTCGTCGTCTCCGACTCCGGGAAGATCGTCTCGGCGTACCGCTACCTCGAACCCGCCGCCGAGGGGATCGACATCCCGAAAGGGCTGGGGGCGCGCCACATGTCCGGCGCCGCGATCACCCGCGACACCAACTCGACGTCTATCGTGCTCTCCGAGTCCGACGGTCTCGTCCGGGCGTTCAAGCGGGGCGAACTCGTCCTGGAGATCGATCCGGAGGAGTACTGACAGATGTCCGCGGTCCCGCCCGCCCTCTCCGAGTTCGTTCGCGTCGTCCCCGACCGGCTCTGGCTGGCGCTTTTCGTCCTCGTCGTCGGTCTCGTGTCGGCGTACCTCGTCGGCGTGATCAACCGCCGCCTGCTCCGCCGCGCCGGCGTCCCAGCGGTGATCGAGGGGACGGCCTTCGAGCGGACGGCCCGCGAGTTCGACACCTCGACGGTGCGCATCCTCGCGAAGCTGTCGAGCTACTTCATCGTCGCCGTCACCGTCATCGTCGTCTTGACCGTCGCGGACGTGAACTACCTCGATCAGTTCTGGTCGGGCGTCGCCGCCTTCCTCCCGCGGCTGTTCGTCGCCGTCATCGTGCTCATCGTCGGGGTCGTCGTCGGCGACAAGGTCGAACTGCTCGTCGCGGAACGGCTCCGCGGGATCAAGCTCCCGGAACTCGGCGTGCTCCCCGCGCTCGTGAACTACAGCGTGGTGTACGTCGCCGCGCTCATCGCGCTCGGACAGATCGGCGTCCAGACGCTCGCGCTCATCGTGTTGCTCGCGGCGTACGCGTTCGCGGTCGTGCTGTTCGCCGCGCTCGCGACGAAGGACCTGGTCGCCTCGGCCGCGGCCGGCGTCTTCCTCCTCCTCCGGCAGCCGTACGGCATCGGCGACGAGGTCCGGGTCGCCGGCGAGCGCGGCGTCGTCCAGGAAATCGACCTGTTCGTCACCCACATCGAGACGGGTAGCGAGGAACACGTGGTGCCGAACCACGTGGTGTTCCGAAACGGGATCGTGCTGATTCGCGAGTAGCGCCGCCGTATTCGGGCTCTCGCCGCCCGTTCTCACCGCGTGGGACTTACTGGCATCCTATAACTCCGCGGGCCGACGAGGTCCGTATATGACTCCCGACACCGCGAGCGTCGCCTGCGACGGCTGGGACGGCAGCGAGTGCGAGGGGACGCCGCACTGTCCCCCGCGCTGCCCGCGGTTCGTCGACGAGGAGGGCACGCGTTGGACGGTCCGACCCGCGGTCGACGCGGACGAGCCGTTCCTCGTTGAGATGTACGAGCGGTTCGACCGGGCCGACCGGGCACAGGGGCTCCCGCCCGTGAGCCGGAGCCGGTGCGTCGAGTGGGTCCGGTCGATGCTGACGGAGGGGAGCGACGTCGTCGCGGAGCGCGGCGGCGAGGTCTTCGGCCACGCGATGTACACGCCGACCGACGCCGCGG
This window harbors:
- the dacZ gene encoding diadenylate cyclase DacZ, which produces MASLTDHLADLVADVDATLLFSPTSSFYDRFADDGVDVVAVAPENDVDAETFVELPLPFDNVKDRIRFGIEGAMDEGLLDEGDEVACVASVFDGGSDAVIRVTVTEGIHSGIYDLFANSRAEPSVIRDVFEVAIELGQKGQKGKPVGALFVVGDAGKVMNKSRPLSYNPFEKSHVHVGDPIVNVMLKEFSRLDGAFVVSDSGKIVSAYRYLEPAAEGIDIPKGLGARHMSGAAITRDTNSTSIVLSESDGLVRAFKRGELVLEIDPEEY
- a CDS encoding mechanosensitive ion channel domain-containing protein, with translation MSAVPPALSEFVRVVPDRLWLALFVLVVGLVSAYLVGVINRRLLRRAGVPAVIEGTAFERTAREFDTSTVRILAKLSSYFIVAVTVIVVLTVADVNYLDQFWSGVAAFLPRLFVAVIVLIVGVVVGDKVELLVAERLRGIKLPELGVLPALVNYSVVYVAALIALGQIGVQTLALIVLLAAYAFAVVLFAALATKDLVASAAAGVFLLLRQPYGIGDEVRVAGERGVVQEIDLFVTHIETGSEEHVVPNHVVFRNGIVLIRE